The Novosphingobium sp. Gsoil 351 genome contains the following window.
CGAAGGCGTGCGCCGCTGGTCGAGCGTCTTCCTGAAGCTGGTCGAGCTGATCACGATGTTCGAGAAATCGCGTGCCTGGACATAGCCCAGCGCATCGAACTGCCAGCGTCCGCGCCCGACCACGCGCAGGCTGGCGTCCTGGCCGCTGCTGGCGGTGTCGCCGTCCTTGAAGCGCAGCGTGCGCTGGTCGTCGAAACCAATGCCACGCGCCTGGAGCTCGATCGTATCGCTGAGCGGAGCGACAAGGCGCAGCCCCGCCGACCAGCTATCGAAGCGGGCGCGGGCGCTAGCGGCGACGCGCTGCGCTTTCGGCGTTGTCCAGAACCCGTCACCCTGGTCCCAGCGCGCGCTGACGACTGCAAAACCCCGTCCCAGGCGTGGCGCGAGCGTCGCCGAAACCTCGGTTTCGCCGCGGTCGTCGACCAATGCCTCCCCGCTCGCCAAGCCGAGTTCGCCCGCGCCAGCGCTGTCCAGCTCGATCGTCCCGGCGACCGCACCCGCGCCGAATGCGCCCGAACCGCCGCCGCGGGTCACCCGCACCGCTGCCAGTCTTTCCGGCGCCAGCGCGCTCAGCGGGATATAGCCGAAGAACGGATCGGCCATCGGCACCCCGTCGAGCAGGACCAGGCTGCGGCTGGTCGCGTTGCCGCCCAGCGCACGCAACGTCACGCCCTGCGCCGAGGGGTTGGACGAGCGGCTGTCGGAACGGCGGAATTGCTGAAACCCCGCGACCGAAGACAGCACGTCCTCGATCCGTCCCGAAGCCGCGCGGGTCAGCACCTCGCGGGTCAGCACCGTCACGTCGTAGGCCGGGGTGGCAGGCGTTTCCTCAAGCCCGCGCCCGGTCACCACGATCGGCGCCGAGGGATCGGCAGCCTCTTGCCCGTGCGCGGCGAACGGCATTGCCGCAAGCGGCAGGGCGAGAACAGTTGTAAGGCGCATGGGCTGTTGCGTCCGGCGATCCGAGGGGCACGGCGGCCGTGGGGGGATTCCACGACCACCGTCTTGAACGTCGTCCTAGCGGGAGGGGCCGTCTCCGTCAGCCCCTCCCGAAGGGGTCAGAAGAACGGGGGCCACGCTGCGGCTCAATCGAACAGGTGCGCCTATCGCTTGGCCGAAGGCGCGTCCTGGGCGACTACCGATCTACGGCCGGCTGCCCGGCGCAAGGCGGCAACGCGCGAAGTCAGCGCCGATCGCGGCTTTCGAGTAGCCCGGGAACTTTGACCGCCAGCGCTCGAGCGGACCCTGCTAGAACGGGTCTCGCTGGCCTGCCAGGCCGTGGCGGCAAATCCGTCCTCGCTTTTGCGGGCGAAACAATTCGACGCCGGCTGCTGGCCGATGTGAAGCACGTCGATCGCGAAGTGGCTGGCCTGGCGCAGCGCAAGGGAGAAACCGGCGGTGTTGCTGATCGAAACCAGCAGATGTGGCGAATCGGGCGATACCGAGGTGCAGCAGTTTTCGGTCAAGCCGATCGGCGTGCCGTCGGGCGCGACGGCGGTTACGATCGTGATCCCGGTGGCAAAGCAGCCTATCGGTCTGTCTGGATCGTCAGAGAACGGCTGGGTGGCGGAGCGGGAGTCCCCGAAGCACCCTTGACTTTGTTCGATAAGTCTCACCGGTCATACATTCGGTCATAATTTCGGTGCTCGTCAGAGGTTTAAAATTCAATGACTTAGCCTTCTCGAAAATGGCGTTTTGAAGGACGACAATAGCAAACCGAAATCGCTGGCGAACATTCTCTCTAGCCGCAATACTCCGCGTTTTACACTCGGATATTATGATGCGCATAGCTTTCACAAGCGGACTTGTGAAACGCGGAAGCAGCGATCGCCTTACACAAACCATTCTGCCATCGTCCTCGCAGGCCCGGACCTCGCGACTATTCCGCTAGCCGGGGTGCTCGATGGCCGGCGCACGCGACCTCTCGCGCAATAGCTCGGTGCCGCGCTGGCCTGCGAAGTCGGGGATGGCGGCGTAGCGCTGCAGCTCGGCCTCTTCTTGCGAAGCCGCGTGCGCCGGTCAGCCTGACGGCGCTTCGAAACCCGACCCGCCGCAGCGGCGTGTGATCTTCCAGCTAATCCCGGTGGCGCGTATGATTCCCGAAATCGGCCTGCCGAGCGCTTTTGGCGAGTTCCCGCAGCTACGGCCAAATCACGCACTCATGCGAGCGACCAAAAGCAGTTGCCGGCGTCAGTATCTGTTCGGCGTGCTGCTTTGCGACTGGGCAGGGCCGACCTTATCGAAGACCCGGTCGTTCCCCGGCGACGTCACTTACAAGCGGGCAGACCAGATGCCTGCAAGCGCTGTTCTATATGTCGGCTGCCGTAGCTACGAAACGTGCCGCCGATTTTTCAAAACGAAGGATGGTTTTTAGGTTCATCTCGCGGCTAACCCAAGAGCCGTCGTGACGGCGCACACCGCCCGGCAGCTAAGAGGCATGAAGGCGCTCCTCAGAGGCCCATTTTCCAGCGACTGGAGTTATGCCGCCCTTTGTCCAAGCCATCCCAACTTCTCGTCAATGATAGTGCATTTCGGGGAGTTCCATGAGCTTAGCGATGAGGTCGAGCTCGGGTCGGCTGTAAAAGGCCCGTTGCCGAAGGTCCATTCGGCGTCCGCCGGGCCTATCCGGCGGAGCAGTCCCGCCGTTGCTCGCCGGCAGCGCTCCGAGACGGGGTCCCACTTGCGAAAACCGCCAAGATGAACACCTCGTCTCGGGCGATCACGCAGGCGCGAAAAGGATGCAGGCCCTGGCACTGCTTTAGAACGATCGGCGACGGAGGGCACCAGTGACGAAATTGAATACCGTTTCATTGAAATCCCGGGGGTTCTCGATCGTGAGATAGTGACCGCAAAGGGCAGCAGGGCGACATGGATGCCCGGAAGCATCCGTCGCATGTTCGCAATCATCTGGCTGTTGTGCGAATCCTCGGATCCGAGCAGCAGCATCGCCGGCGTGCGGTGTTCTTGCAGCTTGTCGAGAATGCTGCACAGCGTTCGTTGACTGAAGCGCGGGAAATTTGCGAACGCCGTCGGCGAGGTCTCTCGGTGGAGCCGCTCGAATAGGGTCAAGATCTCGGGGCTGCCTAGCACGGTAGGGCCCCAGAATGTCCGCGACTCAAGGCGCTCCTGGTATACCGCCGCCATACCTTGCTCGCGGGCGAGTGCGATCATCCGCTCGAAGTTGGCGACCGCTTTCTCGCCCAGGCCCGCATAAGGTTCAGCGTCCCCTTCCGGACTGGCGATCAGATCGCACGCGGCGAAAAGGATTGCGTCGACGCGCCCGGGATGGCGCTTGAACAAGTGAGCTGCACTGCTGACGCCCCAATATGCCTGACCAACGAGACTGAATCGCTCTATTCGCAAATGATCGAGCAATAACGTAATGTCCTCGGAAATATTTTCGAATGTATAGAATTCTCGTGCACCGATTTGTTTGTCGTGGTGTGTTGTCTTGCCGTGACCACGAAGATCGCAGGCAACCACCCGAAAATCGTTCTGTAGAACAGCTATATTCTGCTCAAGCGCAGTGATGTTCGATACTACGTTGTGAAGGAGGACAATGACATCACCATCGCCACGATCGACATAATTGAGATCGATTCCGTTGACGCGAATCTGAGGCATGAACGTTTTCCTCTGCTAAGAGAATGCGCCCGTCGCCGAATGGCGCCGCACGCATCGGCATTGCCATTCCGTCCGCGCTCGGCACACACCAAATCCCGAGGTATCCAGCAGTAATCTGATGAGACAAAGCAGACAACGCCTTTTTACATGTAATATTATAACATAACTAAGGGTGTACTTTGATGAACTTTGCTGTATTCAATGGGTTGTGTTTGGCTGTAACGTCATAAGACAACGCAATTTAAGAACTCAATAGAATCAAATTGATACACCTAAACCTTATCTATGTTTGGTGGGTTTCT
Protein-coding sequences here:
- a CDS encoding alpha/beta fold hydrolase → MPQIRVNGIDLNYVDRGDGDVIVLLHNVVSNITALEQNIAVLQNDFRVVACDLRGHGKTTHHDKQIGAREFYTFENISEDITLLLDHLRIERFSLVGQAYWGVSSAAHLFKRHPGRVDAILFAACDLIASPEGDAEPYAGLGEKAVANFERMIALAREQGMAAVYQERLESRTFWGPTVLGSPEILTLFERLHRETSPTAFANFPRFSQRTLCSILDKLQEHRTPAMLLLGSEDSHNSQMIANMRRMLPGIHVALLPFAVTISRSRTPGISMKRYSISSLVPSVADRSKAVPGPASFSRLRDRPRRGVHLGGFRKWDPVSERCRRATAGLLRRIGPADAEWTFGNGPFTADPSSTSSLSSWNSPKCTIIDEKLGWLGQRAA
- a CDS encoding flavin reductase family protein, whose protein sequence is MGLTENCCTSVSPDSPHLLVSISNTAGFSLALRQASHFAIDVLHIGQQPASNCFARKSEDGFAATAWQASETRSSRVRSSAGGQSSRATRKPRSALTSRVAALRRAAGRRSVVAQDAPSAKR